One window of Dehalobacterium formicoaceticum genomic DNA carries:
- a CDS encoding type IV pilus twitching motility protein PilT yields the protein MNISEILTKAVEMKASDVHLTAGRPPLFRLLGDLHAQEQWKMLLPPDTEALCREMFTPRLSDEMDGQGQVDFAYGLAGLGRFRVNVFKQRNSFCAAIRVINPEIVSLEELNLPPVVGELARRPRGMVLVTGPTGSGKSTTLASMIDLVNIEYKKHILTLEDPIEFLHKHKNCIVNQREIGTDTHSFSDGLRAGLREDPDVILVGEMRDPETISIAVTAAETGHLVLTTLHTSSAAQTVERIIDVFPPHQQQQIRVQLASTIQGVISQTLLKRADGKGRIAAAEILIGTPAVRNLIREGKTHQLNSMIQTGGQYGMQSLDSTLRKMIHEGTILMKEALTQNANFQAQSI from the coding sequence ATGAATATCAGTGAAATTTTGACGAAGGCTGTAGAAATGAAAGCCTCAGACGTACACCTGACCGCCGGGCGGCCGCCTCTTTTTCGTTTGCTGGGAGATTTGCATGCCCAGGAGCAATGGAAAATGCTCCTGCCCCCGGATACGGAAGCTTTGTGTCGGGAAATGTTTACCCCACGATTGTCTGATGAGATGGATGGTCAGGGACAGGTGGACTTTGCCTATGGCCTCGCCGGATTAGGCCGTTTCCGGGTCAATGTCTTTAAGCAGCGCAATAGTTTCTGTGCGGCTATCCGGGTGATCAATCCGGAGATCGTCAGTCTGGAGGAACTAAATCTTCCTCCTGTGGTGGGAGAGCTTGCCCGGAGACCACGGGGCATGGTACTGGTGACGGGACCAACGGGAAGCGGTAAATCCACCACCCTGGCCTCGATGATCGATTTGGTCAATATAGAATACAAAAAACATATTCTCACCTTGGAGGATCCTATAGAATTTCTTCATAAACATAAGAATTGTATCGTCAACCAAAGGGAAATCGGTACTGATACCCATTCTTTTTCAGATGGATTGCGCGCCGGTCTCCGGGAGGACCCGGATGTAATTTTAGTGGGAGAAATGCGTGATCCGGAAACCATTTCCATTGCCGTAACCGCTGCAGAAACCGGCCATTTGGTGTTAACCACCCTCCATACTTCCAGTGCCGCTCAGACGGTGGAGAGAATCATTGACGTTTTTCCTCCACATCAGCAACAACAGATTCGAGTACAATTAGCCTCCACCATCCAGGGGGTTATTTCTCAAACTCTCTTAAAACGGGCAGACGGAAAAGGACGCATTGCAGCGGCAGAGATATTGATCGGTACGCCGGCTGTGCGTAATTTAATCAGGGAAGGGAAAACACACCAATTAAATTCCATGATTCAGACCGGGGGGCAATATGGCATGCAAAGCCTGGACTCTACCTTAAGAAAGATGATTCATGAGGGTACGATTTTGATGAAAGAAGCTTTGACACAAAATGCAAATTTCCAAGCGCAATCTATTTAA
- a CDS encoding prepilin-type N-terminal cleavage/methylation domain-containing protein, with product MLQKIRDLIKSDKGFTLIELVVVVVILGILAAIAIPRFMDRTEAATKARADADTKIVQNAIDLYLADDTTRTFDNVTAYDSDGAKTETGFANLITNGYIKDVPVPPAGYTYEVTGGEFKATPATPATP from the coding sequence ATGTTACAAAAAATTCGTGATCTGATCAAGAGTGATAAAGGTTTTACCCTAATTGAATTGGTGGTAGTCGTTGTAATTCTCGGTATCCTGGCCGCTATTGCCATTCCTCGGTTTATGGATCGAACAGAAGCTGCTACTAAGGCAAGAGCTGATGCGGACACAAAGATAGTTCAAAATGCCATTGATTTGTATTTAGCTGATGATACGACAAGAACATTTGACAATGTTACTGCGTATGATTCTGATGGAGCTAAGACAGAGACGGGATTTGCCAACCTGATTACTAATGGCTATATTAAGGACGTTCCCGTCCCACCGGCAGGATACACATATGAAGTTACTGGTGGTGAGTTCAAAGCTACGCCTGCCACACCTGCTACACCTTAA
- a CDS encoding prepilin-type N-terminal cleavage/methylation domain-containing protein, with amino-acid sequence MMRRSNNQKGFTLIEITLVLVIFGILLAIAYPRAAHLKYKFDLEMATRYMISDIRKWQFQAIAEQKDYRFVLDAGKKTYSFRDGMKIKEVRDLSSMITSISPTEGMSEFYLRPSGTTSRAGHFLLKNAVNDKKFIYVLNTTGRIRASDIPPAP; translated from the coding sequence ATGATGAGAAGGAGTAATAACCAAAAGGGCTTTACCCTGATTGAAATTACCCTGGTCTTAGTCATTTTTGGAATTTTATTAGCTATTGCTTATCCCAGGGCTGCCCATTTAAAATACAAATTTGATTTAGAGATGGCCACTCGGTATATGATATCCGATATCAGGAAATGGCAATTTCAAGCCATTGCTGAGCAAAAGGATTATCGCTTTGTTTTAGATGCCGGTAAAAAAACCTATTCTTTTCGGGATGGGATGAAAATTAAGGAGGTCAGAGACTTAAGCTCCATGATAACGAGTATTAGCCCTACAGAGGGAATGAGTGAATTTTATTTGAGACCCTCCGGGACAACCAGCCGGGCAGGACATTTTCTTCTTAAAAACGCAGTTAACGATAAAAAATTCATTTACGTGCTCAATACAACGGGAAGAATACGAGCTTCTGACATCCCACCGGCGCCATAA
- the pilO gene encoding type 4a pilus biogenesis protein PilO: MIMLESLSKREKNLINILLAFILIALIYWGFGRVLFPKYAVVAHEIEGKKSELEETRALIAMLPNLEEEYLQLKEDADRLKIPMNTEVRNGINYYFIGQHAVDNNIIITQVNPKPLDSNQAVLKIPFEIRVRGYYQDIVNFIRLVEQDMPNTSELLSLQLHPYVEDEETKDTAKNQKTTNDNADKTSQGNKENVEKEEKKDTSPADYQDPVIVGNNPEVVGVLSIVTYMVRSPENLQLAQESIPLGRFDVFNPTVDVPANPVGTVGMEESETVVTDENLSAPEMDPIIDDSGDPFATKSPISSAADPTGSAKPKGAAGSEMKTEKEEKTPTAPANKEKVSSPVPEVFVKETGDYSFPVRE; this comes from the coding sequence ATGATAATGCTGGAATCCTTGTCTAAAAGAGAAAAAAATCTTATCAACATCTTACTGGCCTTTATTCTCATTGCCTTAATTTATTGGGGTTTTGGCCGGGTTTTATTCCCCAAATATGCTGTGGTGGCTCATGAAATTGAGGGAAAGAAAAGTGAACTGGAAGAAACCCGGGCATTGATTGCCATGCTCCCCAACCTGGAAGAAGAATACCTGCAGTTAAAGGAAGATGCAGACCGCCTTAAAATCCCCATGAACACAGAGGTGAGAAATGGCATCAATTATTACTTTATTGGCCAGCATGCCGTCGATAACAATATAATTATCACCCAAGTCAATCCCAAACCCTTGGACAGCAATCAGGCCGTTCTCAAAATTCCTTTTGAGATCCGGGTGCGGGGATATTATCAGGATATCGTGAATTTTATCAGACTGGTGGAGCAGGATATGCCCAATACCTCTGAGCTTTTGTCACTCCAATTACATCCATATGTAGAAGATGAGGAGACAAAGGATACAGCGAAAAACCAGAAAACTACAAATGATAATGCAGATAAAACAAGCCAGGGAAACAAGGAAAATGTGGAAAAGGAAGAAAAAAAGGACACGTCACCTGCCGACTATCAAGATCCCGTCATTGTCGGTAATAATCCGGAGGTTGTGGGTGTTTTAAGTATCGTAACTTATATGGTACGCAGCCCGGAAAATTTACAACTGGCTCAGGAAAGCATCCCATTGGGACGTTTTGACGTTTTTAATCCAACAGTTGATGTACCTGCAAACCCTGTCGGTACGGTCGGCATGGAAGAATCCGAAACAGTTGTGACGGATGAAAATCTAAGTGCTCCGGAGATGGATCCTATTATTGATGATTCAGGAGATCCATTTGCTACTAAATCTCCTATCTCGTCAGCTGCAGATCCAACAGGTTCGGCTAAACCGAAAGGGGCGGCAGGGTCCGAGATGAAGACCGAAAAAGAGGAAAAAACCCCAACTGCTCCTGCAAATAAGGAAAAGGTCTCATCACCCGTGCCGGAAGTCTTTGTCAAGGAAACCGGTGATTATAGTTTCCCGGTAAGGGAATAA
- a CDS encoding PilN domain-containing protein produces the protein MNKNINLLPPKLRNSTTKNQIDLMKVLLVLIGVTVLAGYTLFFGWIKFSEYRSVRLERQLTSILPEKSEAETFQKESKRLEQEIVELTNITKEKKRWSPFLADINNRLPQDIWITNFTCDQEKNFQLQGLAGNLSTIGVFLYELNELPYFQELRLVRSKEIKVGTAILVDYVLVGKLAEGSE, from the coding sequence ATGAACAAAAACATCAATCTCTTGCCGCCGAAATTACGAAACAGCACCACGAAAAACCAGATTGATTTAATGAAGGTTTTGCTGGTCCTGATTGGAGTTACCGTTCTGGCTGGGTACACTCTTTTCTTTGGCTGGATTAAGTTTTCCGAATACCGTTCAGTACGTCTGGAACGCCAATTAACGTCTATCTTGCCGGAAAAATCGGAAGCAGAAACATTCCAAAAAGAAAGTAAACGATTGGAACAGGAAATCGTCGAATTAACAAATATTACGAAGGAAAAAAAACGATGGTCTCCCTTTCTCGCAGATATAAACAATCGGTTACCCCAGGATATTTGGATTACAAATTTTACCTGTGACCAGGAAAAAAACTTCCAACTGCAGGGTTTAGCTGGCAATCTTTCCACCATCGGGGTATTTCTTTATGAGCTTAATGAGCTTCCTTATTTTCAGGAACTCCGTCTGGTACGTTCCAAAGAAATCAAGGTAGGAACAGCCATCTTGGTGGATTATGTGCTGGTGGGAAAGTTAGCAGAGGGAAGTGAATGA
- a CDS encoding stalk domain-containing protein, translated as MKNKNVFISMFIFFTLFIFALPVFGSENSYSTRVSVTYRGIQVYLNGQIIGGEAPFILNQKGIVMVPVRTIAEATGRTVLWDQAENMVRISESINSQTNQGKTGGSVLSLDAAKQEVAVTYRNIQIFSGSRKITGEEPFILTGKGIVMVPLRGVVEATGLPVNWDGMENKVYIGTMPKNVNLKDNIPSDNKSTGSSREKKVDLQDMMVIRNVGPFFRQRDPFVIVADTYAKGLGVRLSTGSAEIVLRTNREFQAIEGWLGVDDETNNTNGAYYLSIFSDSHEVLSNVITEGGAEKIIKRTPKEYDYDYQLVDMEVDDGDNKDGQPGLYQTEYPVNSHLYEKKPLFLGGPIYPASYPKYISPAVTDISDALTVTIRVTWIPGSEGKYNDLTAVLADFKFIKK; from the coding sequence ATGAAGAACAAAAACGTTTTCATATCTATGTTTATATTTTTTACCCTTTTTATTTTTGCTCTCCCTGTCTTTGGGTCGGAAAATTCCTACTCCACCCGGGTTTCCGTTACTTACCGGGGCATTCAGGTTTATCTGAATGGTCAGATCATCGGCGGAGAAGCACCTTTTATTTTGAATCAAAAGGGAATTGTTATGGTTCCGGTGCGTACCATCGCAGAGGCCACCGGGAGAACTGTCCTCTGGGATCAGGCAGAAAATATGGTAAGAATCTCTGAGTCAATCAACTCTCAGACCAATCAGGGAAAAACGGGTGGATCCGTCCTTTCTTTGGACGCGGCAAAACAGGAAGTTGCGGTCACCTATCGCAATATTCAAATTTTTTCCGGATCCCGTAAGATTACAGGCGAAGAACCTTTTATTTTAACCGGCAAAGGCATTGTCATGGTTCCTCTCCGCGGAGTTGTTGAGGCCACCGGACTCCCAGTCAACTGGGATGGCATGGAAAACAAGGTTTATATCGGCACCATGCCTAAAAACGTCAACTTAAAGGATAATATCCCCTCAGATAACAAAAGTACCGGATCCTCCCGGGAAAAGAAAGTTGACTTACAGGATATGATGGTGATTCGCAACGTAGGACCATTCTTTCGCCAAAGGGATCCCTTTGTCATTGTTGCCGACACTTATGCTAAAGGTTTAGGGGTGCGTTTAAGTACCGGCAGTGCAGAAATAGTGCTGAGAACCAACAGAGAATTTCAGGCCATCGAAGGCTGGCTGGGCGTTGATGACGAAACCAATAATACCAACGGTGCTTATTACCTTTCAATTTTTTCCGATAGTCATGAAGTACTCAGTAATGTGATCACAGAAGGAGGTGCGGAAAAAATAATTAAGCGTACCCCTAAGGAGTATGATTATGACTATCAGCTGGTAGACATGGAAGTTGATGATGGAGATAATAAAGATGGTCAGCCCGGACTTTATCAAACTGAGTATCCGGTTAATTCCCATCTTTATGAGAAAAAACCTCTCTTTTTAGGCGGTCCTATCTACCCCGCTTCTTATCCCAAATATATCAGTCCTGCGGTGACAGACATTTCCGATGCCTTGACGGTGACGATTCGTGTCACTTGGATTCCTGGATCTGAAGGGAAGTACAATGATTTGACCGCCGTTTTAGCGGATTTTAAATTTATTAAAAAATAA
- the pilM gene encoding type IV pilus assembly protein PilM, with protein sequence MLNKITTQFQKRILKKENFLGIDIGTRDIKMVEMAAKSQTQITRMGRIPTPDGAVDDGAIVQVEQVADALRSMVAQSGTKTRRAVTIISGKNVIIRYIKLPRMSEKEVASTLKWDADKYIPLSSGTDLIIEHLVLGDTMEEGAPLMNVLLVAVPRRLVYLIHETFTKADLTLMAVEIEPLSLWRSIGSNVVIRTGAVVNRMDTFIGLDVGAKASNLVVFQGEELKFSRNITIGGDDLTKKVVNSLGLEFNAAQLIKERDGRLFKEEEENLSPEKENLYHVLRESVPPLIAEIRRSMEFYRSQYKQSDPQAMIITGGGSKLKGMVDFFHQEMELRVIPGLQNFTIQEDAELKGHEMNQVDPAFAVAIGLALREV encoded by the coding sequence TTGCTGAACAAAATCACCACGCAATTCCAAAAACGTATCCTTAAGAAGGAGAACTTTCTCGGCATCGATATCGGAACCCGGGATATTAAAATGGTGGAGATGGCTGCCAAAAGCCAAACTCAGATTACCCGCATGGGCCGCATCCCCACCCCTGACGGTGCCGTAGATGATGGCGCCATAGTGCAGGTAGAGCAAGTGGCAGATGCACTGCGCTCTATGGTAGCGCAATCCGGAACTAAGACCCGCAGGGCAGTAACCATTATTTCCGGGAAAAATGTTATCATTCGCTATATTAAATTACCCAGAATGAGTGAAAAAGAAGTGGCCTCTACCCTGAAATGGGATGCAGACAAGTATATTCCTCTTTCTTCCGGCACAGATTTGATTATTGAACATTTGGTGCTGGGTGATACCATGGAGGAGGGCGCGCCCCTGATGAATGTGCTCTTAGTTGCAGTGCCCAGACGGTTGGTTTATTTGATCCATGAAACCTTTACCAAAGCTGATCTGACATTAATGGCGGTAGAAATTGAACCACTATCCCTATGGCGCAGTATAGGCAGCAATGTGGTGATACGAACGGGAGCTGTAGTGAACCGTATGGATACCTTTATCGGTTTGGATGTTGGGGCCAAAGCATCTAACCTGGTGGTTTTCCAGGGCGAAGAGTTGAAATTCTCTCGCAATATTACCATCGGCGGGGATGACTTAACGAAAAAAGTGGTCAATTCATTGGGATTAGAATTTAATGCCGCCCAGCTGATTAAAGAAAGGGATGGCAGACTTTTTAAAGAAGAAGAGGAAAACCTCTCCCCGGAAAAAGAAAATCTTTATCATGTACTTCGGGAAAGCGTGCCTCCTTTGATTGCTGAAATTCGCCGATCTATGGAATTCTACCGCTCCCAATATAAGCAAAGTGATCCCCAAGCCATGATTATTACCGGGGGAGGCTCCAAATTAAAAGGCATGGTGGATTTCTTTCACCAAGAGATGGAGCTAAGGGTTATTCCCGGCTTGCAAAATTTTACGATTCAAGAAGATGCTGAGTTGAAAGGCCATGAAATGAATCAGGTTGATCCGGCCTTTGCCGTTGCCATTGGCCTGGCTTTGAGAGAGGTGTGA
- a CDS encoding type II secretion system F family protein, protein MAEYAYKVRDMGGRVITGTMKAENERIVVEELRNRDYLIVDVAEKTVRNFNIKLPKLESSVKAKDLAMFCRQLSTLMNAGVPLVNCIRILQEQTEKGVLKDALQEVVSHLEEGNSLAQSLRPYPKVFPDIFVNMVETGELSGTIDEVMERLAINYEREHDIREKVKSSMTYPLVILIVAVLGMSIMLIFIVPMLVGMLIENGAELPLITRIVLGASEFTKNYWYLILLIFIGLYYGTKQAFKKRNVREAFDRFLLKMPVFGELIQIYIVSRFSRTLGSMLRSGVPIVEALGTVQRTVGNLAVSREVDIAKESILKGKGIAEPLKYSQVFPPMVVNMIAVGEESGALDTMLEKVAIFYDREVDTRLDRLASLVEPLLIVGLGVVLGFMIIAMMLPILDITSGSTI, encoded by the coding sequence ATGGCGGAATATGCTTATAAGGTGCGGGATATGGGGGGAAGAGTAATTACCGGTACCATGAAAGCGGAAAATGAACGCATAGTCGTGGAAGAATTACGCAATCGGGATTATCTTATTGTGGATGTAGCAGAAAAAACCGTGCGGAATTTTAATATTAAACTACCCAAACTGGAATCTTCTGTTAAAGCAAAAGACCTGGCTATGTTTTGCCGGCAACTTTCCACTTTGATGAATGCCGGTGTGCCCCTGGTCAACTGCATAAGAATTCTCCAGGAGCAAACGGAGAAGGGCGTGCTGAAAGACGCCTTACAGGAGGTTGTAAGTCACCTGGAAGAAGGAAACTCCTTAGCCCAATCCCTGCGTCCGTATCCCAAAGTTTTTCCGGATATTTTTGTCAATATGGTGGAAACGGGAGAACTAAGCGGTACCATTGATGAGGTAATGGAGCGCTTAGCCATTAACTATGAACGCGAACATGACATCCGGGAAAAAGTAAAATCATCCATGACCTATCCATTGGTCATTCTTATTGTGGCGGTTTTAGGCATGTCCATTATGCTGATTTTTATTGTTCCCATGTTAGTCGGTATGTTAATAGAAAATGGGGCAGAACTTCCTTTAATCACCCGCATCGTGCTCGGTGCCAGTGAATTTACAAAAAACTATTGGTATCTCATTCTTTTGATTTTTATTGGTCTTTATTATGGTACCAAACAGGCTTTTAAGAAAAGAAATGTGCGGGAAGCTTTCGATCGGTTTTTATTAAAGATGCCGGTATTTGGTGAATTAATTCAAATCTACATTGTGAGCCGTTTTTCCCGGACACTGGGAAGTATGTTGCGCTCCGGTGTGCCGATTGTGGAAGCCTTAGGCACTGTACAACGCACTGTAGGAAATCTGGCTGTTTCCCGGGAAGTGGACATTGCTAAGGAAAGCATCCTTAAAGGAAAAGGCATTGCCGAGCCTTTAAAATATTCCCAGGTGTTTCCTCCCATGGTGGTTAATATGATTGCTGTAGGGGAGGAAAGCGGTGCTTTAGACACCATGCTGGAAAAGGTAGCCATCTTTTACGACCGGGAAGTGGATACCCGTTTGGATCGACTGGCATCGTTGGTAGAACCACTTCTGATTGTAGGATTGGGTGTGGTCTTGGGTTTTATGATTATTGCCATGATGCTGCCCATTTTGGATATTACATCAGGTTCCACGATTTAA
- a CDS encoding prepilin-type N-terminal cleavage/methylation domain-containing protein: protein MNRKNRCDAGFTFVEVIVAMVIIMIGVIPLLGLLNSSLRNYDRSTKTSVALHIAEKEIEGLGEVDLSTYIETSDWTEVAGSKGYEYKNKITDVSYAVNGEQVQFYRVEVWVKWGSLGQEHEVFLRNYTAGK from the coding sequence ATGAATAGGAAAAATCGATGTGATGCCGGTTTTACTTTTGTGGAAGTAATTGTAGCTATGGTCATTATTATGATTGGGGTGATCCCTTTATTGGGCCTTCTTAACAGCAGCCTGAGAAATTATGACCGCTCCACGAAAACATCCGTTGCCCTTCATATCGCGGAAAAAGAAATTGAAGGGTTAGGGGAAGTGGACCTAAGTACATATATTGAAACTTCTGACTGGACTGAAGTCGCTGGATCCAAGGGATACGAATATAAAAATAAGATCACGGATGTATCCTATGCGGTTAATGGGGAACAGGTGCAATTCTATCGTGTTGAAGTTTGGGTGAAATGGGGGTCCCTAGGACAGGAGCATGAAGTTTTCTTGAGGAACTATACGGCCGGGAAGTAG
- a CDS encoding PilW family protein has product MMKNDQGLTLIEIVISMVLFGILLTPAFALFSSGLKSWTHGTEQIDVVQNMRFTMDRMTSEIRQTVKDPAPVLPATGTTASTISFYIPKIDAAGKFIGTAKISYQYDTGDKELERKEEPGSYQPVANKIKSVTFEYNELMSTLEITLVGMGQDGHEIIMTSSIVLRAVSR; this is encoded by the coding sequence ATGATGAAAAATGATCAGGGCTTAACATTAATTGAAATCGTTATTTCCATGGTTTTATTTGGTATCCTTTTAACGCCGGCTTTTGCCCTTTTTTCATCGGGTTTAAAGTCCTGGACTCATGGGACGGAACAAATCGATGTGGTGCAAAATATGCGTTTTACTATGGACCGTATGACCTCAGAGATCCGTCAGACTGTGAAAGATCCAGCACCGGTTCTTCCTGCCACTGGAACAACTGCTTCAACAATTTCTTTTTATATCCCCAAAATTGATGCTGCAGGTAAATTTATTGGAACTGCAAAAATTTCTTATCAATATGACACAGGAGACAAAGAGCTAGAACGAAAGGAAGAACCTGGTTCCTATCAGCCGGTTGCTAATAAGATCAAATCTGTGACTTTCGAATATAACGAACTTATGTCTACATTAGAGATTACCTTAGTGGGTATGGGGCAGGATGGTCATGAAATAATCATGACATCCAGTATCGTACTGCGTGCAGTAAGCAGATAA